Below is a window of Virgibacillus sp. NKC19-3 DNA.
CACTTCTGCTAAAATATCCTCCGTAAGTGCTTCTTCATTTGTAGTGGCAATGCTTACACCTTCGTCTTCTAATCCGAATTCGACTACTTCACCACCTGGAAATTTACCATTAAGCCCTAGATTACTAACTTGTTGTACAGAAGTATCAACGCGTTTAATCATCGAGGTAAACGTAACATTATAGTCTCCGATTGAACCTTCATCATACTGGTCACGGTCAGCCCCAATTACCCATACTTCACGGTCAGGATCGTTTTGTTTCAAATCTTTTCCCTGTGCAAATACGCCATTACCTGCAGCGCCAGCAGAATGATAAATAATATCAGCGCCATCATTATACATCCGAGTTGCAATTAATTTCCCATCATCGGAGGAACTAAAATCACCTACATATTGTGCGTCTACTTCAATATCCGGATTAATAGATTTGATTCCGGCGATAAAGCCTGTTTCAAATTTATTTATTAAATCCGAATCAACACCACCAATAAATCCTATCTGATCGGTATTTGTTTTTAACGCAGCAGCAACGCCCGCAAGAAACGATCCTTCATGCTCAGCAAATGTAATACTCGCTACATTTGGCGCATCCACAACGGTAT
It encodes the following:
- a CDS encoding BMP family lipoprotein, whose protein sequence is MDKRKIMLLFALILSLMVVLVACGGNDEDASGSGNDAEEGEATGDESSDYTAGLVTDEGGVDDKSFNQSAWEGLEAWGEEHGLAEGEGYEYAQSNEASDYLPNLTRLVRNDYDLVFGIGFLLEDAISQVAEQNPDTDFAIVDTVVDAPNVASITFAEHEGSFLAGVAAALKTNTDQIGFIGGVDSDLINKFETGFIAGIKSINPDIEVDAQYVGDFSSSDDGKLIATRMYNDGADIIYHSAGAAGNGVFAQGKDLKQNDPDREVWVIGADRDQYDEGSIGDYNVTFTSMIKRVDTSVQQVSNLGLNGKFPGGEVVEFGLEDEGVSIATTNEEALTEDILAEVEEWEEKIKSGDVEVPQTHDDLESYLETL